The following coding sequences lie in one Apium graveolens cultivar Ventura chromosome 1, ASM990537v1, whole genome shotgun sequence genomic window:
- the LOC141720689 gene encoding uncharacterized protein LOC141720689: MTSYNKLPTFLSVVMHFNPGTVALIDVEADVTKPNTFMYKRVWWAFKPMIDGWQHARPVISVDGTFLKGKYNGKLLVAMGSDSNNQQYPVAYGLVHEESTVIWSWFLYHLRIYVCQNRKGVCIISDRHLGIIEAMKRMESGFAGEWDIHRFCLLHVRSNFCSTFPGPHLKMLCWAAGNTSQLRKFETAMARIRELNPGAERWLGKIPLKMWTMSHDGGYRYGQATTNMIESFNGLLRSARFLPVTAMVEYIYYRSVKLVAQRRTQTLDDLQNGQIYCKKSRELFETVEKKASAHRVIPYNEQRGVFEIITAQYKTKNGSWKGGNKHNVDLYRGFCSRGKWSRYHFPCSHILAGCLTCILDWKHYIEHHNLSTLCEIWKYEFNPISNQAYLTFPLANNWEMYGVLIADEATKKKKISVDRGVKAHVFVLKWTTLER; this comes from the coding sequence ATGACTTCCTATAATAAACTTCCTACATTTCTTAGTGTTGTAATGCATTTTAATCCAGGCACAGTTGCTTTAATTGATGTTGAAGCTGATGTTACAAAGCCCAACACATTTATGTACAAACGTGTTTGGTGGGCATTTAAGCCAATGATTGACGGATGGCAGCATGCCCGACCTGTTATCAGCGTTGACGGTACCTTTTTAAAAGGAAAATATAATGGGAAGCTATTAGTTGCAATGGGATCTGATTCAAATAATCAACAGTATCCTGTTGCATATGGCTTAGTTCATGAAGAATCAACTGTCATTTGGTCTTGGTTTTTGTACCACCTTCGAATATATGTATGTCAAAATAGAAAAGGTGTGTGCATAATTTCTGACAGACATCTTGGAATCATCGAGGCCATGAAAAGGATGGAAAGTGGATTTGCTGGTGAGTGGGACATACATCGATTTTGTTTGTTGCATGTACGTAGCAATTTCTGTTCAACTTTTCCAGGTCCACATTTGAAGATGTTGTGTTGGGCGGCTGGTAATACATCTCAGTTACGAAAATTTGAGACAGCAATGGCGCGAATTAGGGAGCTTAATCCCGGTGCAGAAAGATGGTTGGGAAAGATTCCACTGAAAATGTGGACTATGTCTCATGATGGAGGTTATCGTTATGGCCAAGCAACAACAAACATGATTGAGAGTTTTAATGGTCTTTTACGTTCTGCTCGATTTCTACCAGTCACAGCAATGGTGGAGTACATATATTATCGATCTGTGAAGTTAGTTGCCCAGAGAAGAACCCAAACTTTAGATGATCTTCAAAATGGTCAAATTTATTGCAAAAAATCAAGGGAGTTATTTGAAACTGTCGAGAAAAAAGCATCTGCACATAGGGTTATTCCCTACAATGAACAAAGGGGTGTCTTCGAAATCATTACTGCACAATACAAAACCAAGAATGGATCTTGGAAAGGTGGTAACAAACATAATGTGGATCTCTATAGAGGTTTTTGCTCCCGTGGAAAATGGAGCCGATATCATTTTCCATGTTCACATATTTTGGCAGGTTGTTTGACTTGCATCCTAGATTGGAAGCACTACATTGAACATCATAATCTATCAACGCTTTGTGAAATATGGAAGTACGAATTTAACCCAATCTCTAATCAGGCATATTTGACATTTCCACTAGCAAATAATTGGGAGATGTACGGGGTTCTTATTGCTGATGAAGCcacaaagaagaaaaaaataaGCGTGGACAGAGGGGTCAAAGCTCACGTATTCGTACTGAAATGGACAACCCTCGAAAGATGA